In Archangium violaceum, the following are encoded in one genomic region:
- a CDS encoding aspartate kinase — protein MPIVVQKYGGSSVADVEKIRKVARRVKETRDRGYQVVVVVSAMGDTTDELLALAKQVSPDPARRELDMLLTCGERISMALLSMALQEMGVPAISFTGSQSGIITNDAHSQARIVEVRPYRIQDELEQGKVVIVAGYQGVSYKKEVTTLGRGGSDTTAVALAAALSAESCEIYSDVDGVFSADPRVVPDARKLETLSYDEMQELASAGAKVLNAQAVEFAKAKGIVILARTAHGQGSGTAVQELVAPADTRVKGVTAEAEMAVLSAAVEEVRLPELLEFLDARGVRGRALAFDGLLGREGRAFIAVPLQDVHGLEALKRDVVARFGAAVTLREEVGTVTAVGAGLNADWSYLRRALGVAEEVGARVHAVHTSPLQLTLLVDKPYLKPLTARLHREFLGN, from the coding sequence ATGCCGATCGTGGTGCAGAAGTACGGCGGCTCATCGGTCGCCGATGTGGAGAAGATCCGCAAGGTCGCACGCAGAGTAAAGGAGACGCGGGACCGGGGCTACCAGGTGGTGGTGGTGGTGTCGGCCATGGGGGACACGACGGACGAGCTGCTGGCGCTGGCCAAGCAGGTGTCGCCGGACCCGGCGCGGCGCGAGCTGGACATGCTGCTCACGTGCGGGGAGCGCATCTCCATGGCGCTCTTGTCCATGGCGCTCCAGGAGATGGGGGTGCCGGCCATCAGCTTCACGGGGAGCCAGAGCGGCATCATCACGAATGACGCGCACTCGCAGGCGCGCATCGTGGAGGTGCGGCCGTACCGCATCCAGGACGAGCTGGAGCAGGGCAAGGTGGTCATCGTCGCGGGGTACCAGGGCGTCTCCTACAAGAAGGAGGTGACGACACTGGGGAGGGGAGGCTCGGACACGACGGCGGTGGCGCTGGCGGCGGCGTTGAGCGCGGAGTCGTGTGAGATCTACTCGGACGTGGACGGGGTGTTCAGCGCGGATCCTCGGGTGGTGCCGGACGCGCGCAAGCTGGAGACGCTCTCGTACGACGAGATGCAGGAGCTGGCGAGCGCGGGGGCGAAGGTGCTCAACGCGCAGGCGGTGGAGTTCGCGAAGGCCAAGGGCATCGTCATCCTGGCGCGGACGGCGCACGGGCAGGGGAGTGGGACGGCGGTGCAGGAGCTGGTGGCGCCAGCGGACACGCGGGTGAAGGGGGTGACGGCGGAGGCGGAGATGGCGGTGCTGTCGGCGGCGGTGGAGGAGGTGCGGCTGCCGGAGCTGCTGGAGTTCCTGGACGCGCGAGGGGTGCGCGGCAGGGCGCTGGCGTTCGACGGGCTGCTGGGGCGCGAGGGGCGGGCGTTCATCGCGGTGCCGTTGCAGGACGTGCACGGGTTGGAGGCACTGAAGCGGGACGTGGTGGCGCGCTTCGGGGCGGCGGTGACGCTGCGCGAGGAGGTGGGGACGGTGACGGCGGTGGGGGCGGGGCTGAACGCGGACTGGAGCTACCTGCGCCGGGCCCTGGGGGTGGCGGAGGAGGTGGGCGCGAGGGTGCATGCGGTCCATACCTCGCCCCTCCAGCTCACGCTGCTGGTGGACAAGCCGTACCTGAAGCCGCTCACCGCGAGGCTGCACCGCGAGTTCCTGGGCAACTGA